Proteins from a single region of Gossypium arboreum isolate Shixiya-1 chromosome 1, ASM2569848v2, whole genome shotgun sequence:
- the LOC108480692 gene encoding uncharacterized protein LOC108480692 produces the protein MGSLLVASPLLLPSLSRSFLPKLQSQPQHISPRISLCNQYPFRLSFQSSFPRKSLCCHRSLAGAFNASSEGTVSVINIEDFNEKDWSFLDSEELNSEQAKRNIDRITSAGEISESSRVLVSVGSEGFVDHLVESSTTQLLLVVHDSIFFLAGIKEKYDEVKCWQGELIYVPEKWTPFDVIFLYFLPALLFELDQIFAALAKRCSSGARVVISHPQGREVLEQQRKEFPDIVNGNLPDKTTLQKVAADHSFEMTEFVDEPGFYLAVLKFSEAN, from the exons ATGGGGTCACTCCTAGTAGCTTCCCCTCTACTCCTTCCCTCACTTTCCCGTAGCTTCCTTCCTAAACTCCAATCTCAGCCTCAACATATTAGCCCTCGCATTTCCCTATGTAATCAATACCCTTTTCGCCTTTCATTTCAATCCAGTTTTCCTCGTAAGTCACTATGCTGTCATCGGTCATTAGCAGGGGCTTTTAATGCTTCAAGCGAGGGGACGGTGTCGGTTATCAATATCGAAGATTTTAATGAAAAAGATTGGTCATTTCTTGATTCGGAAGAGTTAAATTCCGAGCAAGCTAAACGAAATATCGACCGCATTACATCTGCCGGAGAAATATCGGAGTCGTCAAGGGTTCTAGTTTCGGTCGGTTCGGAAGGATTTGTGGATCATTTAGTTGAATCATCAACTACCCAATTGTTGCTTGTAGTCCATGATTCTATTTTTTTCTTAGCTGGGATTAAGGAGAAATACGATGAGGTTAAGTGTTGGCAAGGGGAATTGATTTATGTGCCGGAAAAATGGACACCGTTTGATGTCATATTTCTCTATTTTCTGCCTGCCTTGCTATTCGAACTTGACCAAATATTTGCGGCGCTGGCGAAACGTTGTTCATCAG GTGCAAGAGTGGTTATTAGCCATCCCCAAGGGAGGGAAGTGCTAGAGCAGCAACGGAAAGAGTTTCCCGACATTGTAAACGGAAACTTGCCCGACAAAACCACGTTACAGAAAGTTGCAGCTGACCATTCCTTTGAGATGACCGAATTTGTTGATGAGCCTGGATTTTATCTAGCTGTTTTGAAGTTTAGCGAGGCAAATTAG